Proteins encoded within one genomic window of Rossellomorea vietnamensis:
- a CDS encoding STAS domain-containing protein, with protein MTHHTITTSTGDQLLDRKWEIANSIFSELATSYPDLYKEERRSDSLPYFVRLIELIGNGLLKEESFESHSRNWGKEVGRLACGQGIPLNMSISKVSLYKKAILEDVILQNDDTLTKEIFLEITHDIDESFTTMISAFCEAYSEFADEQLKISEEKYLSLSTPVVPIFSDLAVLPLIGQVDEVRGEMMAEHVLLECKKLSIQQLIIDLSGVYEVNPLFQQGVMKLIDSLKLLGIEPILSGMRPEMSIEFVQMGINISTIKVYQTLNKAVEAH; from the coding sequence ATGACTCACCATACAATTACCACTTCCACAGGGGATCAATTGCTTGATAGAAAATGGGAAATCGCCAACTCGATCTTCTCTGAACTTGCAACCTCGTACCCCGACCTATATAAAGAGGAAAGAAGAAGTGACAGTCTGCCATATTTTGTTCGGCTCATCGAACTCATTGGCAATGGATTACTGAAGGAAGAAAGCTTTGAGAGTCATTCAAGGAATTGGGGAAAAGAGGTTGGAAGACTTGCTTGCGGTCAAGGAATCCCTCTCAATATGTCAATAAGTAAAGTCTCTTTGTATAAAAAAGCGATATTGGAAGATGTAATCCTTCAAAATGATGACACTCTGACGAAAGAGATCTTTCTGGAGATTACACATGATATCGACGAATCGTTCACAACGATGATTTCCGCTTTTTGTGAAGCGTATAGTGAATTTGCAGATGAGCAGTTGAAGATCTCGGAGGAAAAATATCTTTCCTTATCTACGCCGGTCGTCCCCATCTTCTCAGACTTGGCTGTACTGCCATTAATAGGTCAAGTCGATGAAGTTCGTGGAGAAATGATGGCAGAGCATGTTCTGCTCGAGTGCAAAAAGCTTTCCATACAACAATTGATCATTGACCTCTCCGGTGTGTATGAAGTGAATCCGTTATTTCAACAAGGGGTCATGAAACTGATTGACAGCCTTAAATTACTTGGAATTGAACCGATTTTATCAGGGATGCGCCCCGAGATGAGTATCGAATTTGTGCAAATGGGAATTAACATTTCTACAATTAAAGTCTATCAAACACTTAATAAAGCAGTAGAAGCACATTAA
- a CDS encoding class I SAM-dependent methyltransferase: MKQNIYDNPTFFEGYMNLRDSKMTYNDFLEQPAMKDTLPDLKGKRVMDLGCGTGGMSKYCIEMGASAVVGVDISEKMISRALVENKDENITYVCSPIEDLSFQKEPFDLIVSSLAIHYIEDYEFLIRKLHSFLKPGGLLIYSTEHPVVTARKDMKNWWQNAEGDRLHWALDHYREEGKREQHWYVDGVIKYHRTITTLVNGLTDHGFMLEKMLEPLPTKEGIDLIPSLKNEERRPSFLIIRSRKTD, encoded by the coding sequence ATGAAGCAAAACATTTATGATAACCCCACATTTTTTGAAGGATATATGAATTTGCGCGATTCCAAAATGACCTATAATGATTTCCTAGAACAGCCTGCAATGAAAGATACACTTCCAGATCTGAAAGGGAAAAGGGTAATGGATCTTGGATGCGGAACCGGCGGGATGTCGAAATACTGTATTGAAATGGGTGCATCAGCTGTCGTAGGGGTGGATATTTCTGAAAAGATGATCTCCAGGGCATTAGTAGAAAATAAAGACGAAAATATAACATACGTTTGCAGTCCGATTGAAGATCTATCCTTTCAAAAAGAACCTTTTGACTTGATTGTAAGTTCACTGGCGATCCATTATATAGAAGACTATGAATTTTTGATCCGAAAGCTCCACTCCTTTTTAAAGCCGGGCGGGTTGTTAATCTACTCAACTGAGCACCCAGTCGTAACCGCCAGAAAGGACATGAAAAATTGGTGGCAAAATGCAGAAGGGGACCGGCTGCACTGGGCTCTTGATCATTACCGGGAAGAAGGGAAACGGGAACAGCATTGGTATGTAGACGGAGTGATCAAATATCACAGGACAATAACGACCTTGGTGAATGGTCTAACTGATCATGGTTTCATGTTGGAAAAGATGTTGGAGCCCCTGCCCACAAAGGAAGGGATCGACCTAATACCGAGTTTAAAAAATGAAGAACGAAGGCCATCATTTCTTATTATTAGATCAAGGAAAACAGACTGA
- a CDS encoding alpha/beta hydrolase-fold protein, with the protein MYEHFEVNITPLNRKRTVRVYLPENYHEMETKRYKVLYMHDGQNLYRDEDAGYGMAWRIGEYLDKEKMDLIVVGIDCNDGLKRLDEYGPWESMEMTDVFSADRTSIGGEGKEYIEFIVNELKPLIDRTYRTNPEETSMAGSSMGGLISTYAACKYPHIFKKVASISSAYWFNQLEIEDLIKESDLSQVERFYMDIGTKENTETIDDLTYIDSSRDVYQILKEKVQDCRFEIIDGAEHNEIAWRERVPMIFEYLFKDEEVVMLGALYLSGGGDSDQTLSIDREFAGELTGGKSLLYLPMAMDQGDISYEACYEWIKSVFAPLGVQDITMWVDLKGKTMEDLKRYSAVYIGGGNTFSLMHHILQSDFHVHLSAFKEEGGMIYGGSAGAIVMGSNKATCIHMDDNDVQLKTIGGLSFLNDFSIWCHYEEENDPLIHQFIQAYRKPVIALSEETGLKIKSGKMEVLGTKPVHIFDRNLMKRVFEPGQPI; encoded by the coding sequence ATGTATGAACATTTTGAAGTAAACATAACACCTTTAAATCGTAAGAGAACCGTACGTGTTTATTTACCGGAGAATTATCATGAAATGGAAACCAAAAGGTACAAAGTACTTTACATGCACGATGGGCAAAATCTTTACCGGGATGAAGATGCCGGATATGGAATGGCATGGAGAATCGGAGAGTATCTAGATAAGGAAAAGATGGATCTCATTGTAGTTGGGATTGACTGCAATGATGGATTAAAAAGGTTGGACGAATATGGGCCGTGGGAAAGTATGGAAATGACTGATGTGTTTTCAGCAGATCGCACATCGATAGGGGGAGAGGGCAAGGAGTATATCGAATTCATCGTAAATGAATTAAAGCCCCTGATCGATCGCACGTACCGGACGAATCCAGAAGAAACAAGCATGGCTGGAAGTTCAATGGGTGGACTGATATCGACCTATGCTGCGTGCAAATATCCTCATATTTTTAAAAAAGTAGCATCCATTTCATCTGCTTATTGGTTCAATCAATTGGAAATCGAGGACTTGATCAAAGAAAGTGATCTGTCCCAGGTAGAACGTTTTTACATGGATATCGGAACAAAAGAAAATACAGAAACCATTGATGATTTGACCTACATCGATTCAAGCCGGGATGTCTATCAGATACTCAAAGAAAAAGTTCAGGACTGCCGCTTTGAAATAATTGATGGTGCGGAGCACAACGAAATAGCATGGAGAGAAAGGGTACCGATGATTTTTGAATACTTGTTCAAGGATGAAGAGGTGGTCATGTTGGGTGCTTTATATCTTTCTGGCGGTGGGGATAGTGATCAGACGTTGTCGATTGATAGGGAGTTTGCAGGTGAGTTGACCGGGGGGAAGTCGTTATTATATCTGCCGATGGCTATGGACCAGGGTGATATTTCGTATGAGGCGTGTTATGAGTGGATTAAGAGTGTGTTTGCACCTTTGGGGGTTCAAGACATTACGATGTGGGTGGATCTTAAGGGGAAAACTATGGAAGACCTTAAGAGATACTCTGCAGTGTATATAGGAGGTGGGAACACGTTCAGTTTAATGCATCACATTCTTCAATCGGATTTCCACGTTCACTTGTCCGCTTTCAAAGAAGAAGGCGGCATGATTTACGGCGGCAGTGCAGGTGCAATTGTCATGGGCAGTAATAAAGCAACGTGCATCCATATGGATGATAATGATGTCCAGCTCAAGACGATAGGTGGATTGTCTTTTCTAAATGACTTTTCGATATGGTGTCATTACGAGGAAGAAAATGACCCATTGATCCATCAATTTATTCAGGCATACCGTAAGCCTGTCATAGCCCTGAGTGAAGAGACCGGTCTGAAAATCAAGAGTGGCAAAATGGAAGTACTGGGTACTAAGCCCGTCCATATTTTTGATAGGAACCTGATGAAACGGGTTTTTGAGCCTGGTCAACCTATTTGA
- a CDS encoding M14 family metallopeptidase, with the protein MKKKLMIGALSSVLVASGISYTAPGVSVLADGPDYKGNETIKNERLHSYEEMASMLEHLDQKSDALSLEVFGQSVKGRDLYLAKFGNNEDNPTVLYLTQQHGNETLTTEGALQFIKHLTSNSKEVNELLENVNILVVPRLNVDGAEGDVDFSLDDYVSGTHTRYNANGVDLNRDHVDRNQPETKALHENVLQEYMPDYMIDLHHQGAETTLGDTDELVSGSILYPTNEEVDPEVVEKSKQLGAVLYNTVESRGFGTLSKYIGGSAQTISRNGLAAEYGIATLLFEMRGMADHYREDYVLGQKSNGYLIKQAVISLEATAKAIADGSIEEVDTSFWDTLPESSYNRSESE; encoded by the coding sequence ATGAAGAAGAAACTAATGATTGGTGCTCTTTCAAGTGTGTTGGTAGCGTCAGGAATATCCTACACTGCCCCGGGAGTATCGGTTCTTGCGGATGGCCCAGATTATAAAGGAAACGAGACGATTAAAAACGAGCGTCTTCATAGTTACGAAGAAATGGCGAGCATGCTAGAACATCTGGATCAGAAATCAGATGCTCTTTCACTGGAAGTGTTCGGCCAGTCTGTCAAAGGCAGAGATCTTTATCTGGCAAAATTCGGAAACAATGAGGATAATCCGACAGTCCTTTATTTAACTCAGCAGCACGGTAATGAAACATTGACGACTGAAGGAGCTCTTCAGTTTATCAAGCACTTAACATCAAACTCAAAAGAAGTGAACGAATTGCTGGAAAACGTGAACATTCTGGTTGTTCCCCGCTTGAATGTGGATGGGGCAGAAGGTGACGTGGATTTTTCATTGGATGATTATGTGTCGGGGACCCACACGCGCTACAATGCGAATGGGGTGGATTTGAATCGTGATCATGTCGATCGGAATCAGCCTGAAACAAAGGCACTTCATGAAAACGTCCTACAGGAATATATGCCTGATTACATGATTGACCTTCATCATCAAGGGGCAGAAACCACTCTAGGGGATACAGATGAGCTTGTCTCCGGTTCCATTTTATATCCGACTAATGAAGAAGTAGATCCTGAAGTCGTAGAAAAATCAAAACAGCTTGGTGCAGTCTTATATAACACGGTTGAAAGCCGCGGATTCGGGACCCTCTCTAAATACATTGGTGGTTCCGCTCAAACGATTAGCCGAAATGGACTTGCGGCTGAATACGGGATTGCGACCCTCCTTTTTGAGATGAGGGGTATGGCTGATCACTATAGAGAGGATTATGTCCTCGGTCAGAAGAGCAATGGATATCTTATAAAGCAAGCGGTCATTAGTTTAGAGGCGACGGCAAAGGCGATTGCTGATGGCTCCATTGAAGAGGTGGATACCTCATTCTGGGATACGCTCCCTGAAAGCTCATATAATCGAAGTGAAAGTGAATAA
- a CDS encoding lipase family alpha/beta hydrolase, producing MIKKISMTILALFLLLPSWSMAGSFGNDDPSGVPGQWYVGSTPSYVAPSKQPILFVHGLNSSSNTWWNENNMYDTAYQNGYETAFIDLYPTKNMWDNGALLAQKIREIYNYYGEKVVVVAHSKGGIDTQSALVHYGAFPYVSRVITLSTPHHGSQLADLAYSSWAGWLAGILGSKNDATYSLQTGYMAYFRSETDQHVNVNKNPIYTFGGTKWGSFGSSLYWGGLYLRPYGSNDGAVTVNSSRLPYATELRVGDWNHFTIKEGSSTFSLFRDYLNETNINSTGSKTLSKEQSSSLNTEASWFVRGGETNGKKVEKVMVEAGAESVTFDWVSDSSSSQMALKDPSGKMTSSFHVKKDDSEYFKGAYHHTITIQKPASGEWTLESHPSSPEKYLMVVSFDSLLNDSVEVNIVQDEIILNKKDKKVDLIHDMTLEYYKNGKLKEHNVKSKNGSLKLPKLGEGVYNITVDLDGKKNKNKFNRTIIKTIYVDSTGKVFAQ from the coding sequence ATGATCAAAAAGATTAGTATGACGATTTTGGCACTGTTTTTACTCCTGCCATCTTGGAGTATGGCGGGATCTTTCGGAAATGATGATCCTTCTGGAGTTCCTGGACAGTGGTATGTAGGGTCGACTCCTTCGTATGTGGCTCCTTCTAAGCAACCGATCCTTTTTGTTCATGGTTTAAACAGCTCTTCCAATACATGGTGGAACGAAAACAATATGTACGACACCGCCTACCAAAATGGATATGAAACCGCTTTTATCGATTTGTATCCTACAAAGAATATGTGGGACAACGGCGCGCTCCTGGCGCAAAAAATACGAGAGATTTACAATTACTACGGAGAGAAGGTTGTGGTTGTCGCCCACAGTAAAGGAGGAATCGATACCCAATCGGCTCTCGTTCACTATGGTGCCTTTCCTTATGTGTCAAGAGTGATCACCCTTTCTACACCTCATCACGGCTCCCAATTGGCGGACTTGGCTTATAGCAGTTGGGCGGGTTGGCTTGCTGGCATCCTTGGCAGTAAGAATGATGCCACCTACTCATTGCAAACAGGGTATATGGCTTATTTTCGCTCCGAAACCGATCAGCATGTTAATGTCAATAAAAATCCGATCTATACGTTCGGAGGGACAAAGTGGGGGAGCTTTGGAAGTTCCTTGTATTGGGGTGGATTATATCTGAGACCTTATGGAAGCAATGACGGGGCGGTTACGGTCAATAGTTCAAGACTGCCGTATGCCACAGAATTGAGGGTGGGGGACTGGAATCATTTCACCATCAAAGAGGGATCGTCCACATTCAGTTTATTTAGGGATTACTTGAATGAAACCAACATAAATTCCACGGGTTCAAAGACTCTAAGTAAGGAGCAGTCATCTTCCCTCAACACTGAGGCATCCTGGTTTGTCAGAGGAGGGGAAACGAATGGGAAGAAAGTAGAAAAAGTTATGGTGGAAGCTGGTGCAGAGTCGGTCACCTTTGACTGGGTCAGTGATAGCTCTTCCTCTCAAATGGCTTTGAAAGATCCCTCAGGGAAAATGACTTCTTCCTTTCATGTAAAAAAAGATGACAGTGAGTATTTCAAAGGGGCCTATCATCACACAATTACGATTCAAAAACCAGCATCTGGTGAGTGGACCTTGGAATCACACCCTTCATCACCTGAAAAGTACCTTATGGTCGTTTCCTTTGACAGTCTGTTGAATGATAGCGTTGAAGTTAATATAGTCCAGGATGAAATCATTTTGAATAAAAAGGACAAAAAAGTTGATCTGATTCACGATATGACTCTGGAATATTATAAAAATGGAAAGTTGAAAGAGCATAATGTGAAATCCAAAAATGGCTCTTTAAAACTGCCGAAGCTCGGAGAAGGGGTTTATAATATAACCGTTGATTTAGATGGTAAAAAGAACAAAAATAAGTTTAATCGAACCATCATCAAGACGATTTATGTCGATTCAACAGGTAAGGTGTTTGCGCAGTAA
- a CDS encoding PadR family transcriptional regulator, translating into MEDKVLRKLFLGFIQIHILHHAKEEPIYGTWMLEELREHGYSISSGTLYPILHSMETDGLLIKEDKNVDGKIRKYYSITDKGSAVLIEARNKAFELFKEIKD; encoded by the coding sequence GTGGAAGATAAAGTATTACGGAAACTATTCCTCGGTTTCATTCAAATACACATTCTTCATCATGCCAAAGAGGAGCCCATTTATGGGACATGGATGCTGGAGGAACTGAGAGAACATGGATATAGCATCAGCTCGGGGACTTTGTATCCGATCCTGCATTCGATGGAAACCGACGGCCTTTTAATAAAAGAAGATAAAAACGTGGACGGGAAAATCAGGAAGTATTATTCCATCACTGATAAAGGAAGTGCAGTTTTGATTGAGGCCCGTAACAAAGCGTTCGAGCTCTTTAAAGAAATCAAAGATTGA
- a CDS encoding chromate transporter yields MKSAMNIKTLLEILFISTRLGFTSFGGPVAHLGYFHEEYVRRRKWMDEKSYADLVALCQFLPGPASSQVGMGIGIMRAGVLGGMVSFLGFTLPSVVALVLFALFLEGVGVTDAGWIHGLKIVAVAVVGHAILGMAQKLTPDLKRKAIALFALVVILMWQTAISQVAVILLSALIGFLLYKHHASDQEARVKIPISRRLAVICLLIFFGLLILLPIIREATTLEWVALFDSFYRSGALVFGGGHVVLPLLEREFVPTGWLTEEQFLAGYGAAQAVPGPLFTFAAYIGAVINGWKGGMLATVAIFLPAFLLITGALPFWDSLRQNPKIKGALMGVNAAVVGILIAAFYHPIWTSSILAPVDFALAAILFSMLVFWKLPPWMVVMAGALGGLVIRMM; encoded by the coding sequence ATGAAATCAGCAATGAATATTAAAACACTACTGGAAATCCTTTTTATCTCAACTAGACTTGGCTTCACCTCATTTGGAGGACCGGTTGCCCATCTTGGTTATTTCCATGAAGAATATGTTCGCAGAAGGAAATGGATGGATGAAAAAAGCTATGCCGATCTCGTTGCCCTCTGTCAGTTCCTGCCTGGACCGGCAAGCAGTCAGGTTGGGATGGGAATAGGCATTATGCGAGCCGGCGTGCTTGGGGGTATGGTTTCTTTTCTTGGATTCACTCTTCCTTCGGTCGTTGCATTAGTACTCTTTGCCCTCTTCCTTGAGGGGGTGGGGGTAACTGATGCCGGGTGGATACATGGGTTGAAGATCGTTGCAGTTGCAGTAGTCGGTCACGCAATCTTAGGGATGGCACAAAAGTTGACGCCGGATTTAAAGAGAAAAGCCATTGCCCTATTTGCTCTGGTTGTCATTTTGATGTGGCAGACTGCCATCTCCCAAGTGGCAGTGATCCTTCTGTCTGCTCTTATCGGCTTCCTACTCTATAAACATCATGCTTCAGATCAGGAAGCTAGAGTGAAAATTCCGATTTCCCGCAGATTAGCGGTGATTTGCTTATTGATATTTTTTGGGTTATTGATTCTCCTGCCGATTATCCGGGAAGCAACCACATTGGAATGGGTGGCTCTCTTTGATAGTTTCTATAGATCCGGGGCTCTGGTCTTTGGTGGGGGACATGTTGTATTACCTTTGTTGGAACGTGAATTTGTCCCGACTGGTTGGTTAACTGAAGAACAGTTCCTAGCAGGGTATGGTGCAGCTCAGGCTGTTCCGGGTCCCCTTTTTACCTTTGCCGCTTATATTGGAGCTGTTATAAACGGATGGAAAGGTGGAATGCTTGCGACGGTGGCCATTTTCCTTCCTGCATTCCTGTTGATTACAGGGGCCTTGCCGTTCTGGGATTCCCTTAGGCAGAATCCAAAGATAAAAGGCGCATTGATGGGGGTGAATGCAGCAGTCGTCGGAATTCTGATTGCGGCTTTCTATCACCCGATCTGGACATCATCGATCCTTGCTCCTGTCGATTTTGCTTTGGCGGCTATTCTGTTCAGTATGCTGGTGTTCTGGAAGCTGCCACCTTGGATGGTGGTAATGGCAGGTGCACTTGGTGGGCTTGTAATCAGGATGATGTAA
- the pssA gene encoding CDP-diacylglycerol--serine O-phosphatidyltransferase, producing MKLTKKIPNMVTLGNLYCGFLSIGFAANGQFKNAAVLIIIGMMLDSMDGRLARMLNADSVLGKELDSLADIVTFGVAPSFLVYYTYFFQFGLLGFIVAGLFPLFGAYRLARFNTSPPKSSLHYFVGVPITAAGGILAILTLFGNWIPNIVTTVIFTAMCFLMVSRIRIPSLKEVPLPKYGTIVTLFIGALLYVIFKGTYEEFPYLIYIATPLYIAYLAYRFIRR from the coding sequence ATGAAACTAACGAAAAAAATCCCCAATATGGTGACCTTGGGGAATTTATATTGTGGATTCTTATCCATCGGATTTGCAGCAAATGGTCAATTTAAAAATGCAGCAGTATTAATCATTATAGGCATGATGCTCGACAGTATGGACGGGAGACTCGCAAGAATGCTCAATGCAGACAGTGTTCTGGGTAAGGAATTGGATTCATTGGCAGACATCGTGACATTCGGGGTCGCACCATCGTTTCTAGTGTACTATACATACTTCTTCCAATTCGGATTATTAGGATTCATAGTGGCTGGTTTATTCCCTTTATTCGGTGCTTATCGTCTTGCACGATTCAACACAAGTCCGCCCAAATCATCTCTTCATTATTTTGTGGGAGTCCCTATAACGGCTGCGGGTGGAATCCTGGCCATTCTGACACTGTTCGGTAACTGGATTCCGAATATCGTGACAACGGTCATTTTTACAGCGATGTGCTTTCTGATGGTGAGCAGGATCAGGATACCGAGCCTGAAAGAGGTTCCATTACCTAAGTATGGGACGATTGTGACACTCTTTATCGGGGCATTATTGTATGTCATCTTCAAGGGGACATATGAAGAGTTTCCTTATTTGATTTACATTGCAACGCCTTTGTATATTGCTTACCTGGCGTACCGGTTTATAAGAAGATGA
- a CDS encoding DUF2062 domain-containing protein: protein MIRKKLRELKCLTLKLLRLKDNAHSIALGFTVGLLINFVPSFGIGPVISTASAKIFKGNPFAGLVGGVSLIWAFPFFFYLNLVVGHLFFPLDSSGDAVGVGLQIGKAFFTGMMINIPLFGILIYAIMNSAVKKYRGTLLTFVQRKWNV, encoded by the coding sequence ATGATTAGAAAAAAACTAAGAGAATTAAAATGCCTGACTTTAAAACTATTGCGTCTTAAAGATAATGCTCATAGCATCGCTTTAGGATTCACAGTTGGTTTATTGATTAATTTCGTGCCTTCCTTTGGGATCGGACCTGTCATTTCTACAGCCAGTGCAAAGATATTCAAAGGAAACCCGTTCGCCGGTTTAGTTGGCGGGGTCTCTTTGATCTGGGCTTTCCCTTTCTTCTTTTACTTGAATCTTGTGGTAGGACATCTCTTCTTTCCGCTTGATTCCTCGGGTGATGCAGTGGGAGTCGGATTGCAAATAGGAAAAGCTTTCTTTACAGGTATGATGATCAATATTCCCTTATTCGGGATCCTGATCTATGCCATCATGAATTCTGCCGTTAAAAAATACCGGGGGACATTGCTGACATTTGTTCAAAGAAAGTGGAATGTATAA
- a CDS encoding GNAT family N-acetyltransferase, whose protein sequence is MEVRILNRFEPDRLDEMKDVYHSVGWLKHSNEVISKIFLRSDIVSLAILEGRIVGVGRALTDGVFNATIYDVVVHRDYQRKGIATLIMKDLLEQLADVSCVLLISTTGNEAFYRKHGMKSLKTGMARYLNPSLAQEYLT, encoded by the coding sequence GTGGAAGTTAGAATCCTGAACCGTTTCGAACCGGATAGGCTGGATGAAATGAAAGATGTTTACCATTCGGTAGGGTGGCTTAAACATTCAAATGAGGTGATATCCAAAATATTTCTCAGAAGTGATATCGTATCTTTGGCCATTTTAGAAGGGCGTATTGTGGGAGTGGGAAGAGCATTGACGGATGGTGTCTTCAATGCAACGATCTATGATGTGGTCGTGCACCGTGATTATCAACGCAAGGGGATTGCAACTCTTATCATGAAGGATTTATTGGAGCAACTCGCGGATGTATCTTGTGTCTTATTGATTTCGACTACGGGCAATGAAGCTTTCTATAGAAAACACGGTATGAAAAGTTTGAAGACGGGAATGGCAAGGTATCTCAATCCATCCCTTGCCCAGGAGTATTTAACATAA
- the thrS gene encoding threonine--tRNA ligase, translating to MSIQSEVEKRNHRKLGQELELFISMEEAPGMPFFLPKGMLLRNELEEFWKKEHLKAGYQEIRTPIMMKQELWEKSGHWDHYHENMYFSEVDDQKYAIKPMSCPGAVLIYKSKRRSYRELPIRYGELGLVHRHELSGSLSGLLRVRSFTQDDAHLFVREDQIRAELHKVLDLIDRFYGKFGFEYKVELSTRPEDFMGSVELWNQAEGDLESVLEERGVDYHINHGDGAFYGPKIDFHILDCLGRSWQCGTVQLDFQMPEKFQCEYIGEDNRVERPIMIHRAIYGSIERFMAIIIEHFGGDFPLWLAPHQVKILPISEAHIPYAQEVKSQLEREGFRVELDDRVQKMGLKIREAEMQKVPYMMVVGDKEIQQQSVSLRKRKEGNVGVLQVSDVIQKLKAEMGQ from the coding sequence ATGTCTATTCAATCAGAGGTAGAAAAAAGAAATCACAGGAAATTAGGTCAAGAGCTGGAATTATTTATCTCTATGGAAGAAGCACCAGGGATGCCGTTTTTTTTACCAAAGGGGATGCTCTTGCGGAATGAACTGGAGGAATTTTGGAAAAAGGAGCACTTGAAGGCAGGCTATCAGGAAATCAGGACACCCATCATGATGAAACAGGAATTATGGGAGAAGTCAGGTCACTGGGATCATTATCACGAAAACATGTATTTCTCAGAGGTGGATGATCAGAAATATGCCATAAAGCCAATGAGCTGTCCTGGAGCTGTCCTGATTTATAAAAGTAAACGGAGAAGCTATCGTGAATTACCTATCCGATATGGGGAGCTTGGTTTGGTTCATCGGCATGAGCTTTCAGGGTCTTTAAGTGGTTTATTGAGAGTCCGCTCTTTCACTCAAGATGATGCCCATCTATTTGTAAGGGAAGATCAGATTCGTGCAGAGCTTCATAAAGTTCTCGATCTCATTGATCGTTTTTATGGGAAATTCGGTTTCGAATATAAAGTCGAACTTTCAACTCGCCCGGAAGATTTCATGGGATCAGTTGAGTTATGGAATCAAGCGGAAGGGGACCTTGAAAGTGTATTAGAAGAGAGAGGCGTCGACTATCATATCAATCATGGAGATGGAGCCTTCTACGGTCCGAAGATCGACTTTCACATTCTGGATTGTCTGGGTAGAAGCTGGCAGTGCGGAACGGTTCAACTTGATTTTCAAATGCCTGAAAAATTCCAGTGTGAATATATTGGTGAAGATAATCGGGTAGAGAGACCGATCATGATCCATCGGGCCATTTATGGATCGATCGAACGGTTCATGGCGATTATCATTGAACATTTTGGAGGAGATTTCCCCCTTTGGCTGGCTCCCCATCAAGTGAAAATCCTTCCTATATCTGAAGCTCATATCCCGTATGCCCAAGAAGTGAAGTCACAGCTTGAAAGAGAAGGATTCAGGGTGGAACTGGACGATCGCGTTCAGAAAATGGGGCTGAAAATCAGGGAAGCCGAGATGCAGAAAGTTCCTTATATGATGGTCGTAGGGGATAAAGAAATCCAGCAACAATCGGTGTCACTCAGAAAAAGGAAGGAGGGTAACGTGGGAGTACTTCAAGTTAGTGACGTTATTCAGAAATTGAAAGCGGAAATGGGGCAGTGA
- a CDS encoding undecaprenyl-diphosphate phosphatase produces the protein MEVVILIKAFILGMVEGLTEFAPVSSTGHMIVVDDLWIKSKEVLGKYPANTFKVVIQLGSILAVVIVFRDRFKDLLGLNSRKEKRSSKLKLSHILVGLLPAVILGLLFEDYIDEHLFSLNTVLAGLAIGAFLMIAADVFRPKVQAVETVDEITHKKALLIGLIQCLSLWPGFSRSGSTISGGVLLGLSYRAASDFTFIMAVPIMLGASALSLMKNWMYFNAEFMPFLLVGFISAFLFAYLSIRFFLKVINKVKLIPFAIYRLVLVGIILLIFV, from the coding sequence ATGGAAGTTGTAATACTCATTAAAGCATTTATTCTCGGTATGGTAGAAGGTTTGACGGAGTTTGCTCCAGTATCCTCTACAGGCCATATGATCGTAGTGGACGATCTCTGGATCAAATCCAAAGAAGTGTTGGGGAAGTATCCTGCCAATACGTTTAAAGTAGTCATTCAACTTGGATCCATTCTTGCGGTAGTCATCGTGTTTCGGGACAGATTCAAGGATTTACTGGGACTGAATTCCCGTAAAGAAAAAAGATCATCAAAATTAAAACTATCACATATATTGGTCGGATTGCTCCCGGCAGTCATCCTTGGCTTACTATTCGAAGACTACATCGATGAACATCTTTTTTCACTAAATACGGTCCTGGCGGGGTTAGCCATAGGCGCGTTCCTTATGATCGCTGCCGATGTGTTCCGGCCAAAGGTACAGGCGGTGGAGACCGTTGATGAAATCACCCACAAGAAGGCGTTGCTGATCGGTCTGATACAATGTCTGTCATTATGGCCGGGCTTTTCAAGGTCTGGTTCTACCATATCAGGGGGTGTATTGCTTGGATTAAGCTACCGTGCAGCCTCTGATTTTACTTTTATTATGGCTGTACCGATCATGTTGGGTGCAAGCGCTCTTTCCCTGATGAAAAACTGGATGTATTTTAATGCTGAATTCATGCCTTTCTTACTTGTTGGATTCATCAGCGCGTTCCTGTTTGCTTATTTATCGATCCGCTTTTTCTTAAAAGTGATCAATAAAGTCAAGTTAATCCCTTTTGCCATTTACCGTCTGGTTCTTGTGGGGATTATTTTACTGATTTTTGTATAA